ATATTCATCATTAATCATCAACACATGTAGGCTTGGATTTTGAGGTAGAACATGCATGGGGAAGTATGGTTATAAATGTTGATATGTACCCTGATTTGGGTGAAGAGATTAGAGGATTAGGAAAGAGAAGCAGCAAGTTGGTCTGTTGGACAGTTCATAATTCTACTATTAAAAATAATTGGTTTTAAACAGAGATCTCATCCCGCCATCAATGTTGGTACAAGATAATTTCCTCCTATGATAAAGTAATGGTGTACCCATAAAATGCCAACTATGTACACTGTCAATGGATGGGACAGCTGAGTGAAACAAAGAACAATCTCGAAATGCAACAATGTACAACAGATAGATTTATTTTGCACAATCTGGGACATAAATGTTTGACACCAGAACGCATGTAACACATGACATACTGTCACAAGTAGAACATAATATGGATGAGGCTTCGTAGATATTCTTTTGACATTTAAGTTACATATATCCTCATTAATAATGCTTGTGATTACATACACGTGTACAGAATACACTTGCGCCAACttccacacacactcccacacccacacactctgaAAACAGTTACAAAAACACGGTCACAAACATTACAGGTTTTCATCAAGAGGTCCACCTGTGTGCcgaaaatatacatatacagtgcaTTGTATATGATCAAGAAAAGACATCATTTGTACACCATGGCAAATTGATAGCAGGCAACATTTAAGAGCAGCTGAGTAACATCGGTACATTCAAAAATTCATTGGCAATCAATTGAAATCACATACTTGATAAAACTGGCTCAACACGCACGACCACCAAAGAAAAGGCATTTAAACACAGAGATATGCCACACTGAAAAgagttacatttaaaagaatagcttgacattttgggaaatacactaaATAGTCGCTAGCTGTTTATTAGTTTGCTAGTCAAGATAAGGTAGCTATTGGTTAGCTAATAACCTCCAGCTATGATCTGGGGGGTAGCCAATGTTTCCCAGCTCAATATCACCTTATTACAACAAAGAAGACCTTTTTCCCCTTTAGTCAAATATTCAATGTATGTTTTCCAGAGTGAAGGAGTTGAAATCACCCATAAGCTGTTGATAGTTTTGAAACCAACTTCTATTTTCTTGACTTTAGACATTGATATCTCCACAGTTGCCTAATCATTATGTTTTTAGTAAACCTAACCAAACTGTGTTGCCTaaacaaaactattttatttgGTTGAGTTTACAATGTCAGCCATGTTTGAAACTGCAACTGTAATTGTTGTATCGATCCTCTAACCAAACCCTCAGCTAGAAAGCAAATGAACATATTTCCgaaaatgtaaaaactattGCTTTCAGAAAACTTGTCGAGAGCTTTTCTTTCACACATAAAGATGAGTGTGCTTCCGTAATACTAAACTGTAAGAAGAGGTGTTTGTGGAGAGAGAAACGGTCACTAAAAGATGCACCCACTTCTCAATATTTCCTCATATGTGAAGCATGTGGAATTTAAGTGCCTCAGTGCCCAACACTACCTATTTCATCCACATTTCACAGTACATGGCTCAAAAAGCAAATCATTGCCAGTCAAACGTCCCCCAACTAAAATGATTTGCTGCCACCTTGTGGTAAACAAGTGTACAGCACAGACATGGTCAAAAGGAGTTTTGTGCTCCCCTTTTCAGAGACAGTAACAGCTTTGAGACATGGTCGTTTCCATCTGAGCTGATTCAGACTCAGAGTGACGGCTGGTGATAGAACACttaagcagcagcagagtgttttttaacaaaaaatGACACCCTTATACACACTTTGTGTTTTATCTGTCCTAACCTCCCTAATAAAACTGGCTCTAGTTCCCTTGATAGTATCTTGTCACACACTTTTTGTCAAAAAGCAGCCAAGCAGATGCATACATCCGATGCATCTCTTCTTCAGTAGTGTTTATGTTTTGTCTTGCTTTTTAGAGTTTATATCTTTGCTCTCTCACAATATCCTCTGCAGCTTCGGACAGCAATTTCCTgtgagtgttttttgttttctttcaaattAGAAACGAGATATCTCACCAGTTATGGCACCAAGAGAGTCAATatcaataatgaaataatacatCAGGCATACAACTAAATTACACACAAGGAAGCATGTATACTGTACATTGAGTCATTTCACATGGCACTGgtttatggaaaataaatatacatccTTTTCTGTTCGACAATTGTCAATTCATCTTTTTAAGATACTACAATCGTATAATCCACTCAAATGacagtacaaaaaaataaatatcttgaGTAAATATTGTGGATAAATCCTCCTGTACACATcgtttcacatttcatgttaAATAATTTTCATATCTGGACAGGTTTTGTTTGTTAGCTTACAAatgaaagagaaaggaaaaaagaaatgggCAACACACTGCGATTGTCAAGAGCTGTTCCATTAAAGCATTTTGTGTTGACTGTTGGAACAAGTGTTGTATTGAAGCTGTTTCCGTTTGACGTTGGTGCTGCATTGTAACAGACTTATCGTGAATAGATGATAGTTGTAACCCAGAGGTAAAATAAAGCATAAGTTATGTAGAGCTAATACTTAAttcttaagaaaaaaaacacacagcaggactATTTTCTCTTAAAGATTATCACCAATAAATGGCCAAAACATTTTTGTCTGAGCatacaatgcaaaaaaacaacagcatcacTTTGctccacaataaaaacacaccactGTACATTCTTTGCAAGACATTAAACTCTTACTACAAATTTCAGATGTCTGTTCATGGTACTGGAAATAAAAGTGAGAGCTATTTGTGACTGACTAGGCACTTTGGAATATGAGTGTAGGAGGtgatttattaaagaaaaattATAATGAAGAGCAATTTGATATGGCATGATGGGCTGACGCtcagaaaaaagaagacaaagacaaagagtcCTGTTATCTTTAAGAGCATGTTAAGGGTTTGATTCTTGCTGTCTATGATAACATGATAACATGTTGTACATATGAAGTCGTGGCACTATGAGGAACTTTGGATGAAATTATCCGCTAAATGGCACATTTaggccctcgatggactggcggcctgtccagggtgtcccctgccttcgccctatgtcagctgggataggctccagcgaccccgcgaccctaatgaggataagcggtattgaaaatggatggatggatggcacaTTTAGGTTCAGTCTGCAAGAATGTTAATGACAAGTCGGTGAAAGGACATTTACTGGAGGAAACTACGGGCACTAGCTGTGAGGATAAATCACTTCAAaaaggagatttaaaaaaaaaaagttgtcttCCCTCATGTTCTGTGATAACGTCtagtggttcccaacctttttgcctttaaaaaaatcttcAATTGACCCCTTATTCAAAGTTACACATTTCTTCGAGCACATTTAACCTTCTCATATAGGTTAATATGAATACCTCTAAGTCTAAAGACGTAAATCTATCTGgtgttaagaaaaataaaaaagcaaatattcaaaatattaagATAATTTAACAGAGCAGAACAATTATCTTCTTCCCTACAATGTCGTATCTGACATTTCACAACCCGTCAGATTGGGAACCTCTGCTCTACAGCGCTCATTCGGTTTGGCACTTCGTAAGAACAAATAGTTTAGAATATAGTGGGCAGGATCTTCAGGGTCCTCAGGATATGTGGTGAAGTCTACAGATTTGGGCTCCAGTTCCTTTCGTTTCAAAAGGTCATTACAATACTGCGTTATGCAAAAGAAAGACATTCTGATTTGACAACAAAAGTAACCATTTAAAAAGTCcatgagttttttttctcaatatatCTTTTGACATACTCTGTATTTACGGCTGAttgtaaaaacatgtttaaattgaatatgaaacatttaaacaatgagCATTTCTACAAGCACGGCGAACGTTTGGTTGTTACTTCACTTTGGACTGATAAGATCCAGTCAGGCGACCTGTATGGCACTTTGAAGCACATTTACTTGACACACCAACAGCCAAATATGACCCCTATATTTGATGTTTAACTACTGTTAGCTTGTTTACAACAAGTACTGTATTTTGGCACCAACTCTacattgatattaataatacatgaaaCAATAATAGTGGCAACATTTAAGCTAAAAACATTGGTAGAAAGGGGATTTCTAATATCTCTCTGTTTTAATCTATTGAATAGAATTTGTCTGTTAAAAAAATCTGTCATTAATCAGAAAAGTTCACAATCTACAGAGTCAACTAAAATACtcaaattaattgaattgtatCGTatagtcaaataaaacaattaaatatgaAAGTTGGCTATTTACCTCTAATGAATGTCCAGTAAATGCTTTCAGAAATACCTCATTTTCAAAAGgccaaactacaaaatgtaATGAGGTATGAGGGGCCACTTTGGTTTGCTCTGGTCATTCTGGATGTATGTAAGTGGAACGGCACCTTGAAGTCGACTCTTGCCAATTAGACGCTCAGGTTGGGAGGCTGATGTTGGCATTCTCCGCCAGCGGGCTGGACATTCGTATCTGGGAGCTGCTCTTGCTGAGGATCGACAGCTGAGTCCCGCCGTTCACTCCGCTGCTGGCCAACGAAGGGTGCCTTTGCTGCTTCAGGTCCACAGCAAAGTACCGGTTCACCGTCCAGCTGCGCCATTTCCTCTTGATCTCCGACTGCACCTTCAGGGAGAAACTTCACAAGGTCAttttttaatgtactttaaGCTGTACCAGCTCCACGATAAGGTACAGTACACTTACGTTGTGTAGGTGACactttaatgtattattaatgtatgATATATCTTTAATAATGAGCGAGGACTTACAGAAGTACAGCACTTTTTTGTAATATTCATTTGTCAAAAAGGATTGAtggtgtttgttgtcattaGCATACtgtttctgttgtttgttgtcattAGCATACTGTTTCTGTTTGTAAGACTCATGAAAGTCATGGAATTTAAACTGTGTTTGAGAGCAAAAGTAATTTCAATGAAGTAGATATTTCTTATGTAGCATATGTAAAACTCATAACGTGAATGTTTCATCAGGTGTAGCTATTTTTGCTTGGGGCAGATGTGGTACCAACCACCGATTTGTACATGTAATATtcattataaacattatattaatataatacattgttgtttatttgttaatgAAGCACATACTATAATTAGATTTAATAATTAACATAAGATAAATCACAATTTCAAATGATGTGGAATTTAAAACATATACACGTgttaaatactttataaatgagacAAAATTAATGGTTTTAGTTAACAAGCTCttatttttttcctcatcagttgaacaaaaataatgtaCCCTCATATAAGATACTATGTTCTAAGTatgcttcacttttcagaacaaTATGAGCATTCAGGCTCCCTTTTGTAGCTCAAAGTTGTACTGCAGATATAATAGTTATATAAAAGACTATCGAAGAACTTCTGCAAATTTATCTGGCAAATTTATCTTTGCAAAGGACTGTTATACGTATTACGAGTACACATGTTAAAAAGAAGGGCTTAAAGTAAAGTATTACTGTTTGCAGTATTTAGAGACATTTATCCTAAAATATATCCAGGTGCTATGTTCAACAAAAATCACATTAAGAGCATTTCTGGTATTAATAAGTGTCAACTATCACAAAGGGAAGCTTCTTATGAATTAGGACACATGCTTACCTCTCCATTGAGGAAACAGTAAAGGACAGCTACAACAAAGccctgaggaggagagaagagaaaagaaaaacagcttgaGATTgaaatatgcttttattttaaacaatcaAAAAGAGTGACTGTGGAGATGGatatacttttaaaatgttcagcCTTCTCAGAACAAGGGCAGAAGGAAGtaaacgtttttaaaatgtcaacttcAGTATCCAGGAGTTGTAATGTGCCATCAGTAAATACCGACTCTATAGCTGTTGGTTCAGCAacttattaaattatatttgcctgtaaatatttgtttgttatttctaTTGTTGCAGAGGTGTCAATAcccaatatttaatttatataaattgGCAAAAAAATATAGGATCTTGAGTGAACGATTTCATGGCTTAtggtacatgtgtgttttttgcatACACTGGCTACAAAATAGGAAGATTGTTAAAAATCAGTAAATTCTTACAGTAGCTTTCATCTTTTTCTAATTTGTCATCAACTTTGTTGTCCAATATTGTCCGCAATCGCTTAGAGAAACTCCAAAGGCCAACTGCTCTCCTTTGAATATCGCTATCACTCTCCTAAAGAGCCTCTTCTTATTTAGTTTACTCCGATTATGTTCCCTCATTCATCATCTCGTAGTTCTCTTAAATCGAAACCAGACGTTCGAAACCAGACGTTCGAAACCGGACGTTCATGCGTACCTGGAAGGATCCCAGTCCCAGTTCAAAGACCAGCCTCTCCCTCTTGCTGACATCTTCAGGTGAGAAGGCGAACACAGTGTAGTGAATACCAAAGAGAGGGATGAGCAGCAGGGTGGAGCGCGCCAgacgcctacacacacacacgcacacacgcacacacacacacacacacacacacgtcatgtgTTACTGGTGCTGGTCAGCTGGATGTGATGCAAGAATAGAGCTAGTGATGCAATGTTCTGACACATTTTCTGACAACTGTCGTAAATTAGTGTTAATATTCAAGTTCAGTCAAGGCAAATGTTTCAAATGCATGCTCAGTCACAATTTTATGATTTGTTAATGCATGCTCAGTCACAATATGATTAGTTTGAGTGTTCACTTTTAAGGATAAGGCGGGGGATATTTTTTTAGATTTCttcttgtcaacaaatcccataaaaaaaacaaaatcaacaatTAATTGATCCGACCATCAGGTATTTTCTGTGTATCTAATATCTTATTCATATTTGCATTtgagctccattgttgttgaaaaaaactattataaagACGTTAATGAGCTGGGTCACATGTTTAATTATCACGATACACCTGGAGCCTGTAGTTtatagatacataaatacattccACATACACTGTCTCAAAGACTCACtaattatttactgttttttcaggaaatatatttaaaaaaagatcagtaAAACTAAATTGATGCGGTCAGGAAATCGGAAAGTGAATAGTGTTATTGAACATTTTGGGGTCTGGTACTGGGATTTcttgacaataaaaatatagaataacacAAGTCTTATCCTTTAAATCTGAGGTTAGATTTAACTAACTAATCCGAGATTGAGACTGATAAGAGAAACACAAAACTGTTGACATGTACAATCCATCCCTGTGTGTCTGACATACACATAACAAATGGaaatacacagaaacaacaaatgACACCTTAAAAGAATGCTAGGCACATATACGACAGTGTTTTTTACAGTCCAGTCCAGTGATCCCCAGGGGTCCTATATGAGCTGAACAAAGCCATCATACAGATGTAAGATAATGTTCTCTTATTACCAAAAAGTAAGTTTTTTTGATGACCACGTGAGGAAACCACATTttcaaatttgtatttttcaagCAGATGAACTAGatgctgtgtgtatgtacattcTCATGTGTCTATCATTGTGAGGACCAATTAAGTTTTAGTGAGGACAATTCAGCCGGAACCTTACAAATGCCTGTTTGAGAGATTTGGTTAAAAGGTTCATGTTAGAGTAAAGTTTAGTTTCAGTTAGTGGTTAGGGTTGTGGTCAGGCATGGAGTTGTGATGGTTATGGTTAGGGACAGGATGTAACATGTCAATGAGGGTCCCCACAAGTATAgaagtacaaaaaaaatgtttgtgagAGAAAATGCATTTAAGAGTCCAgatcattaaaacaaaaatgtagccctgttgtaaaacacacacatctacacacatgcagtcaacactagacaaacacacacaaacgtgtgtAGGcggacaaacagacacacacacacacacatacagacacacgcacacacttacagtGTGATGGTGGATAACTCTGACATCCTGCACGAATGCTGAACAGCCTGTGTGGGCTCACTGAAGCATTTCTGAGCACAGCTGCTACACAgcacaaagacaacacaacaatacaacaaatataGTGTCTTtagggacacagacacacagtctcacacacacacacacacacacacacagagacacacttcTCCACACTTGGTCACGCACGCACAGGTCTCAGCAACAGATGAGAAGGACATTATCTGCAGAGCCTCAAAAGACACCATCCAGTGGGAGCAGAACAGGAGTGATGTCTGGCGACAGTACAACTCCATGATGAGATTCACGCTTCCTGCCAACAGGTACTACAAATTCATATATTCTGAAAAGTGTCTGAGAGGACACATCCGAggtttaatgataataatgtaaaaaataaatacaaacttgAATAAACACATGGCTAGTGTTTAAAAAATGCTCAGTTagcactatatatatttaaagggaAGAtccaaagaaatataaataaatattctataCTTTTCTTATtatcaacaaatcccatgaaaagaccaaaaccaacaatgtttTATTCCTTCTCTCAATACTTCTCTCAATACTCCCAAGTCCATTTGTTCCTTCTGCAGATCtgtatatatgtagttacatttattttaaggaCATTCCCTGAAACAGCTGATAACAGTAGTGTTGTTACTCAAATGGAAGGAAATAGTGAACATTTTGGGGACTATTTTTAGCTgcagattaatacacatttggggCTCTGGTGAGTATTTACAGCAGGACAATGTATGTAAGATTGACCCAAAATAAACTACAGGGCTCATGTCTAATGTGTCAAAGAATGTGTAATCCAGTGCAACTGTCTGGCTCATTAATATGTTTttgattgttgtgttttttgacaacaatggagctccaCAGTGCCGAAAAGGAAGATATATCAGGATGTAGATACACCGACAATAATTGTTAGTGGGGTCAGTTCATTGTGGTTTCAATATTCTCATGGGATATactgacaataaaacaaatatctaTTGAATATTAACAGCCTTCTCCTTTAAGCAAAGGtgaatcacatttatttacGCTGCAGGTTTTGTTTATGTGCTCAGCAAACTAGAGATCTTAAAATCCACTGGATTTGTGATGTGCCATATTTTTCTGAAAGCATACAACTTTGGAGTTGCTGCTCATAACTTACAGGTAAATGCTTGATTCGTTCCCTCCGATGTCAGGGGACTGCAACTTCTGCACCAGGATGATGATTATTCCAACGAAAAGAACAAAGTTGatctgagaaaacaaaacacataaaccTTGTTGTCATAAATTACATTACAGTCAGTTAAGCAATAGCAGAGCATGTGTAAGAATGAATACACAAGAATAAAATTAATGAACACATTAGCCTCCATCTTACCATAATGGAGGCCACAACTGGTCCTTTGATCACCCACCAGAGGGCGGTGTTCTCATTTGTATCCCAGCATCTGGAGGAGGCGGAGAACAGTGAGTTTCAATTATCATTCAACACTCTCTATCAGCTCTTGGAAAAAAATAGCATCATGCAATACGTCAAGCAAGTGGCCATTTGCAGAATAAGGATGGTGGAGGAAAGGgttggaaaggaaaggaggattTAAAATGGAAGCTGGGCTAAAAACACGCTTTAACCTTTTTAgaaaaaacagtcaaataattcaaaatgaTGCTTGTTTGCATACACTTAAATAGTTTATCATGTATTATGCACAATACATTGAGCTAACACATATTTACTTAATCCCATGCAACACATTATCAGTTTTTAAGGAATCTATCAGAGTTATtcaatgatttaaaaaatattgttaacataaataaataatctgttaATTCCCTGATCTATTGCCCCAAATACCTGAAATTGCAAATCCCCTCTTCATATTCAATTGTATGGATCAAGAGGAGATACATTTAAGTTAACTTATTACAATATTTGGACATGAAGTTCTGAAGCCGTGTGTTCTCAGGTGCTTTATACGCGATGAGCAACAAAGCCAACAGCCGACATGCATTTCTTCCTTTTCTGAGAGGGAATATAAAGTTGAAAGAGTTGTACCCAGTGTCATGAAAGTGGAGCCTCAGAACTGCCCAGACAGTGACGCAGATGGTGGGAGTTCCTGTAATAACAGTAATCATTATAACAATGCGGACAAATGCAGTACAAATGTCATATATTTGGGTAATAACAGTACAACATATTCCGTAACAACAGTATGAATAGATTTTGCGGTTGTGACCCTgttcatttgttatttattagtGTATTTATTGAATGCTGAAATGTTTGTCTCAagattgtattattgtatttattatatttactgGCACGTTTGGCTGAAATCTCAAAGGTAAGGCAAATATATTAATCAATAGAAAGCTGTTTTAATGAGACCTTTAGGATGAAGCTGTACGGTATAAGTGATGAGAATCCAGAATAcatgatttattaaaaatacaacagGGCTATCTCTTTTCCTCAAAGCACAAAGTTATTAGTAAAAATCAAATTACGTTTGAAAGTGGAAATTGTGGCATTAATGGCTGAATTTACAGAAGTTGTTTGACCATTAACGACAACTACTTAAAAAGGTTACTCACCCCACCCTACGATGGTGTACCAGTAGAAGTAACGTCTCTCAGGAAAGAAGGTCTCCACCAGCAGAGTGAAGAGATACAGACCTTCAATGAACAGCCAGAAATAGTTGGACATGACACAGTAATGGAAGAAAATCATCACTGCTTTACACGCCACCTGCACGGGGGGAACACAAGAGGAGGGAAATGTATTTCATCAGTGGTTTCACATCTGAATTCTCACTTATAATGACGTGCCATAACATGGGAAGATGATATCTTTGTGAAGAGTTATTTTGTAGATTACCTTTTAATTAATGATAACTActactatttatatattttgtgtacTATTCCTTCAGTTAACATGGTTCGGCTTACCTGTAATCTTAGTAATAATTAAGGTTGGCATAGTGATATAGTGATATGATGTTGTCAGTGTTCACTAAACTTACTGTACAGATGAACATTAAAGTGGACCTTAAGATATCCTCAAGGTCCGTGTACCCACATCCGGGGAGTAGTCTTAGTGAAGTAACTACTAGTGTATCGATAATGCTAAGCGTAACCAACGTTACAGTGGTGGAAGATTAGCAAACAAACAAGTACCTAAAAAGTACAAATGATAACCATCAGCAATTTGCTAGACCCTCATAATTATAGATATAATATGCTCTTGATGTAGGAGAGAAATTAGCTTTCTTGGTTGTTTTATTCTCACTAAAAGCATTTTGCTGCAGCCTCAAAATGTAGAATCCATGTTTAATGATGAACCTTTCTTTTAGGAGCTCAAGACAATAAATGTCCGAATGAAACACACTCATTTCTGTAAAACACGGTGTAAAGAGAGACCGTCGGGCTGCAACAAACTGCACAATGCTGCATTTACCCTCAACATGTGGAATGAATGTTATCACAGCCAACAGTAGGGAGCCGCCTATGATAGACTGCATGTCAGGTGGGTAATCTAATGACATCATGTTAATGAAAGAGTCCATATTCTGAGCGCGAGGTCAACCAATTAGATCATGCTACAACAATGCCCCAATTGTGACCTGTGATCGCCATAGCGACAACGGTAAAGCAGCGGGGTTGAAAAAAGGGCAGAGTAACCATTGATATGTTAATGATCCTCTCTGAGACGATTTCTACTGGCCTTGCTGAAGCCATTAGCGTACCTAATTAGGTTTATTTATCAAGCTGGCTTAACAACACTgagctgtgtgttgttaccaGACAAAGGCTAAAAGCTTGTTCTGCATTTGTAATCAGGGAATATTAGTCTTCTAAagtgtgtttgctttttgtaaaaaaaacgaGCATGTGATTGAAGTTCC
This Cyclopterus lumpus isolate fCycLum1 chromosome 17, fCycLum1.pri, whole genome shotgun sequence DNA region includes the following protein-coding sequences:
- the adcyap1r1a gene encoding adenylate cyclase activating polypeptide 1a (pituitary) receptor type I isoform X3 — translated: MWDNLTCWEAVNVGEVVVVNCPELFHDFMDPEDEMGRISRNCTEEGWSEPFPHYVDVCFFFDNNTKPDTYFASVKALYTVGYSTSLVSLTTAMVILCRFRKLHCTRNFIHMNLFVSFILRAISVFIKDGVLYAQEDSDHCFVHTVACKAVMIFFHYCVMSNYFWLFIEGLYLFTLLVETFFPERRYFYWYTIVGWGTPTICVTVWAVLRLHFHDTGCWDTNENTALWWVIKGPVVASIMINFVLFVGIIIILVQKLQSPDIGGNESSIYLRLARSTLLLIPLFGIHYTVFAFSPEDVSKRERLVFELGLGSFQGFVVAVLYCFLNGEFLPEGAVGDQEEMAQLDGEPVLCCGPEAAKAPFVGQQRSERRDSAVDPQQEQLPDTNVQPAGGECQHQPPNLSV
- the adcyap1r1a gene encoding adenylate cyclase activating polypeptide 1a (pituitary) receptor type I isoform X1, which encodes MRGYLLTAIFLLPLVASESEHCIIKREHEKCMERIMLHNPSDDLDLVCPWMWDNLTCWEAVNVGEVVVVNCPELFHDFMDPEDEMGRISRNCTEEGWSEPFPHYVDVCFFFDNNTKPDTYFASVKALYTVGYSTSLVSLTTAMVILCRFRKLHCTRNFIHMNLFVSFILRAISVFIKDGVLYAQEDSDHCFVHTVACKAVMIFFHYCVMSNYFWLFIEGLYLFTLLVETFFPERRYFYWYTIVGWGTPTICVTVWAVLRLHFHDTGCWDTNENTALWWVIKGPVVASIMINFVLFVGIIIILVQKLQSPDIGGNESSIYLRLARSTLLLIPLFGIHYTVFAFSPEDVSKRERLVFELGLGSFQGFVVAVLYCFLNGEFLPEGAVGDQEEMAQLDGEPVLCCGPEAAKAPFVGQQRSERRDSAVDPQQEQLPDTNVQPAGGECQHQPPNLSV
- the adcyap1r1a gene encoding adenylate cyclase activating polypeptide 1a (pituitary) receptor type I isoform X2; its protein translation is MRGYLLTAIFLLPLVASESEHCIIKREHEKCMERIMLHNPSDDLDLVCPWMWDNLTCWEAVNVGEVVVVNCPELFHDFMDPEDEMGRISRNCTEEGWSEPFPHYVDVCFFFDNNTKPDTYFASVKALYTVGYSTSLVSLTTAMVILCRFRKLHCTRNFIHMNLFVSFILRAISVFIKDGVLYAQEDSDHCFVHTVACKAVMIFFHYCVMSNYFWLFIEGLYLFTLLVETFFPERRYFYWYTIVGWGTPTICVTVWAVLRLHFHDTGCWDTNENTALWWVIKGPVVASIMINFVLFVGIIIILVQKLQSPDIGGNESSIYLRLARSTLLLIPLFGIHYTVFAFSPEDVSKRERLVFELGLGSFQGFVVAVLYCFLNGEVQSEIKRKWRSWTVNRYFAVDLKQQRHPSLASSGVNGGTQLSILSKSSSQIRMSSPLAENANISLPT